The Uruburuella testudinis genome window below encodes:
- a CDS encoding type II toxin-antitoxin system HicA family toxin, translating to MKYSEFRKWLLSQGVEFTTQKRGSHQLIRLGNKTSVFPNHGSKEIGTGLVNKIKKDLGLK from the coding sequence ATGAAATACAGTGAATTTCGAAAGTGGCTTTTATCTCAAGGTGTGGAATTTACCACACAAAAGCGCGGCAGCCATCAGTTAATCAGGTTGGGCAACAAAACATCGGTTTTCCCGAACCACGGCAGTAAAGAAATCGGTACGGGGCTGGTCAACAAAATCAAGAAAGATTTAGGTCTGAAATAG
- a CDS encoding type II toxin-antitoxin system HicB family antitoxin: protein MLAYPYKLTPDDNGTFLVTFPDIPEATAVGEDLESAKIEALDGLLCALDGYFEDRRAIPLPGSYSDTQDTVSLPALETAKVLLLNEMVSQGVKKAEMARRLEVHMPQVDRLLDLRHNTKIDFMEKAASKLGKHLNISFS, encoded by the coding sequence ATGTTAGCTTATCCCTACAAACTAACCCCCGACGACAACGGCACTTTTTTGGTAACTTTTCCTGACATTCCCGAAGCGACCGCTGTTGGTGAAGACTTGGAATCGGCCAAAATCGAAGCCTTAGACGGCCTGCTGTGTGCATTAGACGGTTATTTCGAAGACCGCCGAGCCATCCCCTTACCGGGCAGCTACAGCGATACACAAGACACCGTCAGCCTGCCGGCATTAGAAACCGCCAAAGTGCTGCTGCTGAATGAAATGGTCAGCCAGGGCGTAAAGAAAGCAGAAATGGCGCGGCGGCTCGAAGTGCATATGCCGCAAGTTGACCGCCTGCTTGATTTGCGCCACAACACCAAAATCGATTTTATGGAAAAAGCCGCTTCAAAACTGGGGAAGCATCTGAATATCAGCTTTTCTTAA
- a CDS encoding phage virion morphogenesis protein, with amino-acid sequence MIDIKIDNLFVVQNQIERLQQGVENRYLLMRVLSGSMHTAVRMNFRQSGRPKWLGLKYRNGKPLIDTGALRGSISSMADNDTALVGTNMEYAAIHNFGGWAGRNKKVFIPQREFMMLTGDDKQGLMEDVQQYFQSLMK; translated from the coding sequence ATGATTGATATTAAAATCGACAATCTTTTTGTGGTGCAAAACCAAATCGAGCGCTTGCAGCAAGGTGTGGAAAACCGCTATCTGCTGATGCGGGTGCTCTCCGGCAGCATGCACACGGCGGTGAGGATGAATTTCCGCCAAAGCGGCCGCCCGAAGTGGCTGGGGCTGAAATACCGCAACGGCAAGCCGCTGATTGATACCGGCGCGCTGCGCGGCAGCATCAGCAGCATGGCCGATAACGATACGGCACTGGTCGGCACCAATATGGAATATGCGGCCATTCATAATTTTGGGGGCTGGGCGGGGCGCAATAAAAAAGTGTTTATCCCGCAGCGGGAATTTATGATGCTGACCGGCGACGACAAACAAGGCTTGATGGAGGATGTGCAGCAATATTTCCAAAGCCTGATGAAATGA
- a CDS encoding phage minor head protein: MRAPEIKFALGLKPAAAIEWLKAKGITAESYRNLTASEIAKVYTIARMSDLDMLNDIKQSMVKSADSGQSFNAWKKDILQHLQNKGWLHPNGHNGKDIIDPGTGEVFGSPRRLETIYRTNMQSAYNVGLYQALMDNIEARPYWMYDAVADHRTRPAHAAMDGLVYRYDDPFWTTFYPPNGYNCRCTVMALAERDIERGGHIVGKSTPENFVETHKIYNKKGDSYPTMAYKAPDGSLHTTDRSFDYNAGRMNYRPDLDKYDRALAHQFAKAEMGGAEFRATFRQFEKEFDEVKSRLKIEGKPTKDEQIAIRNKLSRQVKFAAGVLSVGVQKQTGLKRATVWLSDDTLIKQVDSREGQMFEVDEYKKLPTLFNQPDLIFRDGKNLIFVKDTEMAVIKYLYDENELFLQSFRRIGKDEIRNLMKKKEIVKSY; this comes from the coding sequence ATGCGGGCGCCTGAAATCAAATTTGCCCTCGGCTTAAAGCCCGCTGCGGCTATAGAATGGCTCAAGGCAAAAGGCATTACCGCCGAGAGCTACCGCAACCTGACCGCCAGCGAAATCGCCAAGGTGTACACGATTGCGCGCATGAGCGATTTGGATATGCTCAACGACATCAAGCAGAGCATGGTTAAATCGGCGGACAGCGGCCAATCGTTTAACGCGTGGAAAAAGGATATTTTGCAGCACCTGCAAAACAAAGGCTGGCTGCACCCGAACGGGCATAACGGCAAAGACATTATCGACCCCGGCACGGGCGAGGTGTTCGGCTCGCCGCGACGGCTGGAAACCATCTACCGCACCAATATGCAGAGTGCCTACAATGTCGGGCTGTATCAAGCCCTGATGGATAATATCGAGGCGCGACCCTACTGGATGTATGACGCGGTGGCCGACCATCGCACCCGCCCCGCCCATGCGGCGATGGACGGATTGGTCTACCGCTATGACGACCCGTTTTGGACAACCTTTTACCCGCCCAACGGCTACAACTGCCGCTGCACCGTGATGGCGCTGGCCGAACGCGATATTGAGCGTGGCGGGCATATCGTGGGCAAATCCACGCCGGAAAACTTTGTAGAGACGCACAAAATCTACAATAAAAAAGGCGACAGTTACCCGACGATGGCCTACAAAGCCCCCGATGGCAGCCTGCATACCACCGACCGCAGCTTTGATTACAACGCCGGGCGCATGAATTACCGCCCCGATTTGGATAAATACGACCGCGCCTTGGCGCATCAGTTTGCCAAGGCAGAGATGGGCGGCGCGGAATTCAGGGCTACTTTCAGACAATTTGAAAAAGAATTTGACGAAGTGAAAAGCCGTCTGAAAATTGAGGGCAAGCCTACGAAGGACGAGCAAATCGCCATCCGCAACAAACTGTCGCGGCAAGTGAAATTTGCAGCAGGTGTGCTGAGTGTTGGCGTGCAGAAGCAGACGGGCTTGAAACGGGCAACGGTATGGCTGTCGGATGATACGTTGATTAAACAGGTGGACAGTCGGGAAGGCCAAATGTTTGAAGTTGACGAATACAAGAAATTGCCTACACTTTTCAATCAGCCGGATTTGATTTTTAGAGATGGTAAAAATCTGATTTTTGTAAAAGATACTGAAATGGCAGTTATCAAATACCTATATGATGAAAATGAGCTGTTTTTGCAATCGTTTCGACGGATAGGTAAAGATGAAATCCGTAATTTGATGAAGAAGAAAGAAATCGTGAAAAGCTACTAG
- a CDS encoding DUF935 domain-containing protein, with protein sequence MAKKDKKQKVPKPAQVLQTDEAQITATGRVIAEHPSNFITPQKMRSLFEDGESGDITAQHELYADIEERDSDIAANLGTRKRALLTLDWRIEAPRNATPAEDKLAEAAYELLESLPAFDDLVIDLMDAVGHGFAALEIEWALEGGQYLPAMLTHRPQSWFKWSKDDELLLKTPDSQEGEPLWPLGWIVHSHKSRSVQQARNGLFRTLAWLYMFKHYAVHDFAEFLELYGMPIRIGKYGAGATKEEKRTLLRAVAEIGHNAAGIMPEGMEIELHNAAAGTTSAGNPFLQMADWCEKAAARLILGQTLTSGADGKSSTNALGMVHNEVRRDLLVSDARQLAQTISRQLILPWLQINYPGVDPARAPRFEFDTREPEDIAVLAEAIPKLVDVGVQIPESWVRDKLTIPDAAEGEAVLARTPADNPVNRAALSALSAQRPSERGGSKKQAVLDAALDEAMESPDFNAQLNPVIKQAVAALTACESYEEADAALTALYPNLDNKALRTYMEQALFISDLLGQADAGA encoded by the coding sequence ATGGCGAAAAAAGATAAAAAGCAAAAGGTGCCGAAGCCCGCGCAGGTTTTGCAGACCGACGAAGCGCAAATCACGGCCACCGGCCGCGTGATTGCCGAACATCCGTCTAACTTTATCACGCCGCAAAAAATGCGCAGCCTGTTTGAAGACGGCGAAAGCGGCGACATTACTGCCCAGCACGAGCTTTATGCCGATATCGAAGAGCGCGACAGCGATATTGCCGCCAATCTGGGCACACGCAAACGCGCCCTGCTGACGCTGGATTGGCGCATCGAAGCGCCGCGCAATGCCACGCCCGCCGAAGACAAGCTGGCCGAAGCGGCTTATGAACTGCTGGAGAGCCTGCCGGCTTTTGATGATTTGGTGATTGACCTGATGGATGCGGTCGGGCACGGTTTTGCCGCGCTGGAAATCGAATGGGCGCTTGAGGGCGGCCAATACCTGCCGGCCATGCTCACACACCGGCCGCAAAGCTGGTTTAAGTGGAGCAAAGACGATGAGTTGCTGCTTAAAACACCGGACAGCCAAGAGGGTGAGCCGCTGTGGCCGCTGGGCTGGATTGTGCACAGCCACAAATCGCGCAGCGTGCAGCAGGCGCGCAACGGTTTGTTTCGCACGCTGGCGTGGCTGTATATGTTTAAACATTACGCGGTGCATGATTTTGCCGAATTTTTAGAACTTTACGGCATGCCCATCCGCATCGGCAAATACGGCGCCGGCGCCACGAAGGAAGAAAAACGCACACTGCTGCGGGCAGTGGCGGAAATCGGCCACAACGCGGCGGGCATCATGCCCGAGGGCATGGAAATCGAGCTGCACAATGCCGCCGCCGGCACAACATCGGCCGGCAATCCGTTTTTACAGATGGCCGACTGGTGTGAAAAAGCGGCGGCACGGCTGATTTTGGGGCAAACGCTCACCAGCGGCGCCGACGGCAAATCAAGCACCAATGCGCTGGGCATGGTGCATAACGAGGTGCGGCGCGATTTGCTGGTCAGCGATGCGCGCCAGCTCGCGCAAACCATCAGCCGACAATTAATTTTGCCGTGGCTGCAAATCAATTATCCGGGCGTCGACCCTGCCCGTGCGCCGCGTTTTGAGTTTGACACCCGCGAGCCTGAGGATATTGCCGTGTTGGCCGAAGCGATTCCGAAGCTGGTAGATGTGGGGGTGCAAATCCCCGAAAGCTGGGTGCGCGATAAATTAACCATCCCCGATGCAGCCGAGGGCGAGGCGGTATTGGCGCGCACGCCGGCAGACAACCCGGTCAACCGCGCGGCATTGAGCGCATTGTCGGCACAAAGGCCGTCTGAACGCGGCGGCAGCAAAAAACAGGCAGTATTAGACGCGGCATTGGATGAAGCGATGGAATCACCTGATTTTAATGCGCAACTCAACCCGGTGATCAAGCAGGCGGTGGCGGCTTTAACGGCCTGCGAGAGCTACGAAGAGGCAGATGCGGCGCTGACGGCGCTGTATCCGAACCTCGACAATAAGGCATTGCGCACTTATATGGAGCAGGCTTTGTTTATCAGCGATTTACTGGGGCAGGCCGATGCGGGCGCCTGA
- the terL gene encoding phage terminase large subunit encodes MTQKKITKAQLRERMESIRLDLVQRIEAEDAGLSDAPADIAARRARVFDAKTGFRFFLETYFPHHIRGDSWSAFHDYLIDEVVPNMTVSPEAEAEAVAAPRGEAKTTIGVQIKALWDEIRHAKHNVVIISDVEDQAAGSVEVIKTELTENKRLALDFPEVCGVGRRWRVGEIITKQGNKIKAYGSGMKLRGTKHGARRPDMAYLDDIENDENVETPKQRAKLMDWLNKAVLPLGAAGEKYDVLYVGTILHYDSVLNRVLENAFWNSRRFQAVVSWPDDMALWDEWEAIYKHEGRKAAAAFYEAHAAEMVAGSKVSWAQRPLLLLMTIRARIGKAAFDCEYQNEPVSGEDAIFANTIDAALFADKDLPGDLIWFGALDPSLGKRNANRDPSAILIGGWHRPTVTLYVAAAQIRRRVPDKIIADVIGLQKQYKCRLWAVEVVQFQEFLKTELTKRGLQQGVPIPARGVKPTADKVLRIESVQPHMENGHIKIHKDCAELIDQLRRFPKHAHDDGPDALQMLFELAAGNAAPIEWHSVADDDFDDNDYKSKWSR; translated from the coding sequence ATGACGCAAAAGAAAATCACCAAGGCGCAGCTGCGCGAGCGGATGGAGAGCATCCGCTTGGATTTGGTGCAGCGAATTGAGGCGGAAGATGCCGGGCTTTCGGATGCCCCTGCTGATATTGCGGCACGGCGCGCGCGCGTGTTTGATGCGAAAACGGGTTTCAGATTTTTTTTAGAAACCTATTTCCCGCACCATATCCGCGGGGATAGTTGGTCGGCATTTCATGATTACTTGATTGACGAAGTTGTGCCGAACATGACTGTGTCGCCCGAGGCGGAAGCTGAGGCGGTGGCCGCGCCGCGCGGTGAAGCGAAAACCACTATCGGCGTGCAAATTAAGGCGCTGTGGGACGAAATCCGCCACGCCAAACATAACGTTGTGATTATTTCAGACGTGGAAGACCAGGCGGCAGGCTCGGTGGAAGTGATTAAAACCGAGCTGACCGAAAACAAACGGCTGGCGCTGGATTTTCCTGAAGTGTGCGGGGTCGGCCGCCGCTGGCGCGTGGGCGAAATCATCACCAAGCAGGGCAACAAAATCAAAGCCTACGGCAGCGGCATGAAGCTGCGCGGCACCAAGCACGGCGCACGCCGCCCCGATATGGCCTATCTCGACGACATCGAAAACGATGAAAATGTGGAAACGCCGAAGCAACGCGCGAAGCTGATGGATTGGCTCAATAAAGCGGTATTGCCCTTAGGCGCGGCGGGTGAAAAATACGATGTGCTGTATGTGGGCACCATCTTGCACTACGACAGCGTGCTCAACCGCGTGTTGGAAAACGCGTTTTGGAACAGCCGCCGCTTTCAGGCGGTTGTCTCTTGGCCGGACGATATGGCGCTGTGGGATGAGTGGGAAGCCATCTACAAGCATGAGGGACGGAAAGCAGCTGCGGCATTTTACGAAGCCCATGCGGCCGAAATGGTGGCCGGCAGCAAGGTGAGTTGGGCGCAGCGGCCGCTGCTGTTGCTGATGACCATCCGCGCCCGTATCGGCAAAGCGGCGTTTGACTGCGAGTATCAAAACGAGCCGGTGAGCGGCGAAGATGCCATTTTTGCCAATACCATCGATGCGGCGCTGTTTGCCGATAAAGACCTGCCGGGCGATTTGATTTGGTTTGGCGCGTTGGATCCATCGTTAGGCAAGCGCAACGCCAATCGCGACCCGTCGGCGATTCTGATTGGCGGCTGGCACCGGCCGACTGTTACGCTGTATGTGGCGGCGGCGCAAATCCGCCGCCGCGTGCCCGATAAAATCATAGCTGATGTGATTGGGCTGCAAAAGCAATACAAATGCCGGCTGTGGGCGGTAGAGGTGGTGCAGTTTCAGGAGTTTTTGAAAACCGAGCTGACCAAACGCGGCTTGCAGCAAGGTGTGCCGATTCCCGCGCGCGGAGTCAAGCCGACAGCCGATAAAGTGTTGCGGATCGAATCGGTGCAGCCGCATATGGAAAACGGCCATATCAAAATCCACAAAGACTGCGCGGAATTGATTGACCAGCTGCGCCGCTTTCCGAAGCACGCGCACGATGACGGCCCGGATGCCTTGCAGATGCTGTTTGAGCTGGCGGCGGGCAATGCCGCGCCGATTGAGTGGCACAGCGTGGCCGATGATGATTTTGACGACAATGATTACAAAAGCAAATGGAGCCGCTGA
- a CDS encoding DUF1804 family protein, translating to MAHPKEIREKLRAMYINGQSLEAAAQLCKVAFATARRWRDAAKDGGDDWDKLRAAHTLAGGDIEAIARGMIAGQIVQYESVMKELQAATDISPLDKAKALASLSDSFNKAMAANRRLLPEVHEAAVAIKTVDLLSQHIKQHFPQLNNDFLNVFESFIPVIEQEF from the coding sequence ATGGCGCATCCGAAAGAGATACGCGAGAAGCTGAGGGCGATGTATATCAACGGCCAATCGCTCGAAGCCGCTGCACAGCTGTGTAAAGTGGCGTTTGCCACCGCCCGGCGCTGGCGCGATGCGGCTAAAGACGGCGGCGATGATTGGGACAAGCTGCGCGCGGCGCATACTTTGGCCGGCGGCGATATCGAAGCCATTGCGCGCGGGATGATTGCCGGGCAGATTGTGCAATACGAATCGGTAATGAAAGAGTTGCAAGCAGCAACAGACATCAGCCCGCTGGACAAGGCCAAGGCTTTGGCCAGCTTGTCGGATTCATTTAATAAAGCGATGGCGGCCAACCGCCGCCTGCTGCCCGAAGTGCATGAAGCGGCGGTGGCGATTAAAACGGTGGATTTGCTGTCGCAGCACATCAAGCAGCATTTCCCGCAGCTAAACAACGATTTTTTAAATGTGTTTGAAAGCTTTATCCCGGTAATCGAACAGGAATTTTAA
- a CDS encoding Mor transcription activator family protein, with protein MADLDLERVRHLLPESMLDIVEAIGVRSACALVKAIGGARFKFGKGRQDTPRLNILFAAIGEAKTYQLLRVFGGEEMYVPRCEEALRELRNEQFRHEFLALTEREGKSKLMAMSALCPKYQISERTGYTIMRGRCEPVTKQETLF; from the coding sequence ATGGCTGATTTGGATTTGGAGCGGGTGCGGCATCTGCTGCCGGAATCGATGCTGGATATCGTTGAGGCGATCGGCGTGCGCTCTGCTTGCGCATTGGTCAAGGCCATCGGCGGGGCGCGGTTTAAGTTTGGCAAGGGTCGGCAGGATACGCCGCGGCTGAATATTCTGTTTGCGGCCATCGGTGAAGCCAAGACTTATCAGCTGCTGCGGGTATTTGGCGGCGAGGAAATGTATGTGCCGCGTTGTGAGGAGGCGCTGCGGGAATTGCGTAATGAGCAGTTTCGGCATGAGTTTCTGGCGCTGACGGAGCGTGAGGGTAAAAGCAAGCTGATGGCGATGAGTGCGCTGTGCCCGAAATATCAGATTTCGGAACGGACGGGCTATACGATTATGCGCGGCCGCTGTGAGCCGGTAACGAAACAGGAGACCTTGTTTTAA
- a CDS encoding gp16 family protein has translation MNLKERRRKLIAKIKIGQKQLGLDDATYRALLLRVAGQDSCTKLGVLGLEKVLAELTAKGFAPAAKGGAVPKRRQSADAMLRKVEALLAELGYHWNYAHAMARGMFKVDRVEWLNDAHLHKLVAALQIHANRKKREAGHG, from the coding sequence ATGAATTTGAAAGAGCGGCGGCGCAAACTGATTGCCAAAATCAAAATCGGCCAGAAACAGCTTGGTTTGGACGATGCCACCTATCGCGCCCTGCTGCTGCGCGTGGCCGGTCAGGATTCTTGCACCAAGCTGGGCGTCCTTGGTTTGGAAAAGGTGCTGGCCGAGCTGACGGCCAAGGGTTTTGCGCCTGCGGCCAAAGGCGGCGCGGTGCCGAAACGGCGGCAATCGGCAGATGCGATGCTGCGCAAAGTCGAAGCGCTGCTGGCTGAATTGGGCTATCACTGGAATTATGCCCACGCGATGGCGCGGGGCATGTTTAAGGTTGACCGGGTCGAATGGTTGAACGATGCGCACCTGCACAAACTGGTGGCGGCGTTGCAGATACATGCGAATCGGAAAAAGCGGGAGGCAGGCCATGGCTGA
- a CDS encoding winged helix-turn-helix transcriptional regulator, whose amino-acid sequence MVERKDKGRQARRYFIEMEKQAKAIPDAVLWRIDALEDAYFQAAPEMLSLLRYRNMGLNLTEIGKLLDLNPGAVSYRLKKLNDLGFVQYQPNPQIGRNAAQQSLSLEG is encoded by the coding sequence ATGGTCGAGCGTAAAGACAAAGGCCGGCAAGCCCGCCGTTATTTTATCGAAATGGAGAAACAGGCCAAGGCCATCCCCGATGCCGTGCTGTGGCGGATTGATGCGCTGGAAGATGCTTATTTCCAAGCCGCGCCCGAAATGCTCAGCCTGCTGCGCTACCGCAATATGGGCTTGAACCTGACCGAAATCGGCAAACTGCTGGATTTAAACCCGGGCGCGGTGTCTTACCGCTTGAAAAAGCTGAATGATTTGGGCTTTGTGCAGTATCAGCCCAACCCGCAAATCGGCCGCAATGCCGCACAACAATCTTTGAGCTTGGAGGGTTAA
- a CDS encoding pseudouridine synthase, producing MDDLIVFNKPYGVICQFSAHEKHGCLKDYINEPGFYPAGRLDTDSEGLLLLTNNGRLQAQIAEPKYQKEKTYWAQVEGLPDEARLDGLRAGLDLGDFVTRPAKVRVLAAEEVQRLWPRHPPIRERKTVPDFWLEIKISEGKNRQVRRMTAKAGYPCLRLVRVAVGRLNLFDLGLDLGGWRFSEERP from the coding sequence ATGGATGATTTAATTGTGTTTAACAAGCCTTATGGCGTAATTTGCCAGTTTTCAGCGCATGAAAAACACGGCTGCTTAAAAGATTATATTAACGAGCCGGGCTTTTATCCGGCCGGCCGTTTGGATACCGACAGCGAGGGGCTGCTGCTGCTGACCAATAACGGCCGCTTGCAGGCGCAGATTGCCGAACCGAAATATCAAAAAGAAAAAACCTATTGGGCGCAGGTGGAAGGCCTGCCTGACGAAGCACGGTTAGACGGGTTGCGGGCAGGTTTGGATTTGGGCGATTTTGTAACACGCCCGGCCAAAGTGCGTGTGTTGGCGGCGGAAGAGGTGCAACGGTTGTGGCCGCGCCACCCGCCGATACGCGAGCGTAAAACGGTGCCGGATTTTTGGTTGGAAATCAAAATCAGCGAGGGCAAAAACCGCCAGGTCAGACGGATGACCGCAAAGGCCGGTTATCCTTGCCTGCGCTTGGTACGTGTGGCGGTCGGCCGGCTGAATCTTTTCGATTTGGGGTTGGATTTGGGCGGCTGGCGGTTCAGTGAGGAGCGGCCTTGA
- the icd gene encoding NADP-dependent isocitrate dehydrogenase: MSHIKVPADGQKIVAGQAIPNNPIIPFIEGDGIGVDITPVMKDVIDAAVAKAYGGEKKIHWMEVFAGEKATRVYGDNVWLPEETLQALKDYAVSIKGPMTTPVGGGIRSLNVALRQELDLYQCVRPVRYFNGVPSPLKDPSKTDMVIFRENTEDIYAGIEWEAESAEAKKLIAFLQNEMGVKKIRFPETSGIGIKPVSKEGTTRLVRAAIQYAIDNDRDSVTLVHKGNIMKFTEGGFRDWGYELAQKEFGAELLDGGPWCSFKNPKTGKEIIVKDAIADAFLQQIVLRPAEYDVIATLNLNGDYISDALAAQVGGIGIAPGANISDSYAVFEATHGTAPKYAGQDKVNPGSLILSAEMMLRHLGWKEAADLVIASMEKAIGDKQVTYDFARLMDDANEVSCSQFGKAMIERM; encoded by the coding sequence ATGAGTCACATTAAAGTACCCGCAGATGGCCAAAAAATCGTAGCCGGCCAAGCGATTCCGAACAACCCGATTATCCCCTTCATCGAAGGCGACGGCATCGGCGTGGACATCACCCCGGTGATGAAAGACGTTATCGATGCAGCCGTTGCCAAAGCTTATGGTGGCGAGAAAAAAATTCATTGGATGGAAGTATTCGCCGGCGAAAAAGCCACCCGTGTTTACGGCGACAACGTATGGCTGCCCGAAGAAACCCTGCAAGCGCTGAAAGATTATGCCGTATCCATCAAAGGCCCGATGACCACGCCCGTCGGCGGCGGCATCCGCTCGCTCAACGTGGCGCTGCGCCAAGAGCTCGATTTATACCAATGCGTGCGCCCGGTGCGCTATTTCAACGGTGTGCCCTCGCCCTTGAAAGACCCGAGCAAAACCGACATGGTGATTTTCCGTGAAAACACCGAAGACATTTATGCCGGCATCGAATGGGAAGCCGAAAGCGCCGAAGCCAAAAAACTGATTGCCTTTCTGCAAAACGAAATGGGCGTGAAAAAAATCCGTTTTCCCGAAACTTCCGGCATCGGCATCAAGCCCGTGTCTAAAGAAGGCACCACCCGCCTGGTGCGCGCCGCCATCCAATACGCCATCGACAACGACCGCGACAGCGTTACCTTGGTGCACAAGGGCAACATCATGAAGTTTACCGAAGGCGGCTTCCGCGATTGGGGCTATGAGCTGGCACAAAAAGAATTCGGTGCCGAATTGCTCGACGGCGGCCCGTGGTGCTCATTCAAAAATCCGAAAACCGGCAAAGAAATCATCGTAAAAGATGCCATTGCCGATGCCTTCTTGCAACAAATCGTGTTGCGCCCGGCCGAGTATGACGTCATTGCCACCTTGAATCTGAACGGCGACTACATCTCCGACGCATTAGCGGCACAAGTAGGCGGTATCGGTATCGCCCCGGGCGCCAATATTTCCGACAGCTACGCCGTATTCGAAGCCACCCACGGCACCGCGCCGAAATATGCCGGCCAAGACAAAGTCAACCCCGGCTCGCTGATTCTGTCTGCCGAAATGATGTTGCGCCATCTGGGTTGGAAAGAAGCGGCTGATTTGGTCATCGCCTCTATGGAAAAAGCCATCGGCGACAAACAGGTTACTTACGACTTCGCCCGCCTGATGGACGATGCCAACGAAGTTTCCTGCTCGCAATTCGGTAAAGCTATGATTGAACGCATGTAA
- a CDS encoding sulfate ABC transporter substrate-binding protein has translation MNFKSFWLTLPLALAISACGQSSSQASASNTAGTKPPAKVSILNVSYDPTRELYQEYNPIFQQYWREKTGQEVSIRQSNGGSGKQSLAVMNGLKADVVTLALAGDIDALNKGGKTLINPDWQQALPDNSTPYTSTIVFLVRKGNPKNIRDWGDLVQGDVQVITPNPKTSGGARWNFLAAWAYAKHRPGGSDETAKQFVGELYRRVPVMDAGARAATITFSQRGLGDVLLAWENEAYLAVKQSGGALEIITPSVSILCEPPVAVVDANADAQGTREVAAEYLAQLYTEDAQRLIAKHFYRPTNPKIQAEFAHQFPPLKLVTIDQEFGGWHKAQPQFFADGGVFDQIYKK, from the coding sequence ATGAATTTCAAATCATTCTGGCTAACCTTGCCGCTTGCCTTAGCCATAAGTGCCTGCGGCCAAAGCAGCAGCCAGGCTTCCGCATCAAATACTGCCGGCACAAAACCGCCTGCCAAAGTGTCGATTTTAAATGTGTCTTACGATCCTACACGGGAGCTTTATCAAGAATACAACCCGATTTTCCAACAATATTGGCGGGAAAAAACCGGTCAGGAAGTCAGCATCCGGCAATCCAACGGCGGCTCCGGCAAACAATCGCTGGCGGTGATGAATGGTTTGAAAGCCGATGTGGTGACCTTGGCATTGGCGGGCGACATTGATGCGCTCAACAAAGGCGGCAAAACGCTGATTAACCCCGACTGGCAGCAAGCCCTGCCCGACAACAGCACGCCCTACACCTCTACCATCGTGTTTTTGGTGCGCAAAGGCAACCCAAAAAATATCCGTGATTGGGGTGATTTGGTGCAAGGCGATGTGCAGGTGATTACGCCAAACCCGAAAACATCTGGCGGCGCGCGCTGGAATTTTCTTGCAGCCTGGGCTTATGCCAAACACCGCCCCGGCGGCAGCGATGAAACAGCCAAACAATTTGTGGGCGAGCTTTACCGGCGCGTGCCGGTGATGGATGCCGGCGCCCGTGCCGCCACCATCACCTTTAGCCAACGCGGCTTGGGCGATGTGCTGTTGGCTTGGGAAAATGAAGCCTATCTGGCCGTGAAACAATCCGGCGGCGCGCTGGAAATCATCACCCCTTCAGTGTCGATATTGTGCGAGCCGCCGGTGGCCGTGGTAGATGCCAATGCCGATGCCCAAGGCACGCGTGAAGTAGCTGCCGAATATCTGGCACAGCTTTACACCGAAGATGCCCAGCGCTTGATTGCCAAACATTTCTACCGCCCCACGAATCCGAAAATCCAAGCCGAATTTGCCCATCAGTTTCCGCCATTGAAGTTGGTGACCATCGATCAGGAATTCGGCGGCTGGCACAAAGCCCAACCGCAGTTTTTTGCCGATGGCGGTGTGTTTGATCAAATTTATAAAAAATAA